One genomic region from Candidatus Mesenet endosymbiont of Agriotes lineatus encodes:
- the xth gene encoding exodeoxyribonuclease III, which yields MLKIATWNVNSIRKRIDQLCSFITEDEIDIIMLQEIKCTNEQFPYEQIEHLGYKCIVHGEKARNGVAILSKYPVVEDSLNTSIVDNEEARYLECLIECNGFNLRVASVYVPNGQSIDSEIFKYKLHFLDLLYQRLHDLFKKEEITLVGGDYNVAPNKIDVHDDYANEDKIGFHIDERGKLFAILHSGYCDAFRITNPESKEFSWWDYREGSWQKNKGMRIDHILLSPEATDRLEKCYINNKLRGKDNASDHAPVVCVF from the coding sequence ATGCTAAAAATTGCCACTTGGAACGTTAACTCTATACGCAAACGGATCGATCAACTCTGTAGCTTTATTACTGAAGATGAAATTGATATTATAATGCTACAAGAGATAAAATGTACAAATGAGCAGTTTCCTTATGAACAAATAGAGCACTTGGGTTATAAGTGTATAGTGCATGGAGAAAAAGCTAGGAATGGTGTTGCGATATTATCAAAATATCCAGTAGTTGAGGATAGTTTAAACACAAGTATTGTTGATAATGAAGAAGCACGTTATTTGGAGTGTTTGATTGAATGTAATGGTTTTAATCTAAGGGTTGCGAGTGTATATGTACCAAATGGCCAAAGCATTGATTCTGAAATATTTAAGTATAAGTTACATTTTCTTGACTTATTATATCAGCGTTTACATGACTTGTTTAAAAAGGAAGAAATAACCTTAGTAGGTGGCGATTATAATGTTGCACCAAATAAGATAGATGTGCATGACGATTATGCCAATGAAGATAAGATAGGTTTTCATATAGATGAGCGAGGAAAGCTTTTTGCTATACTTCATTCAGGCTACTGTGATGCATTTAGAATAACAAATCCAGAAAGTAAAGAGTTTAGCTGGTGGGATTACCGAGAAGGCTCATGGCAGAAGAATAAGGGTATGAGAATAGACCACATTTTATTATCACCAGAAGCCACAGATAGGTTAGAGAAGTGCTATATAAATAACAAACTACGTGGTAAAGATAATGCTTCAGATCATGCTCCTGTTGTGTGTGTGTTTTAG
- the radC gene encoding RadC family protein gives MNNNGNGSKNGKRRRKRLEARILSSRGRSLFDHEILELILYSTYRKTRSRAVAEKLIGLFNNVGRVVNADFHELKSVSGVNSSAIAIIFCIKETLERTLREDLKKLPIINNIEKLIEYLKLTIGQISKENFRVIYLNKRHRLIDEYIQDTGTIDQTPLYTREVIKRALLVGATSIIISHNHPSGSVEPSQNDIEMTKQISIACHSIGIEVVDHIIITAKNHFSFYENGLL, from the coding sequence ATGAATAATAATGGTAATGGAAGCAAAAATGGAAAAAGAAGAAGAAAAAGACTTGAAGCACGTATATTATCTAGCAGGGGTAGGTCATTGTTTGATCACGAAATACTTGAGTTAATTTTATACTCCACTTATCGTAAAACAAGAAGTAGAGCTGTTGCAGAAAAATTAATAGGTTTGTTCAATAACGTGGGGAGAGTAGTGAATGCAGATTTTCATGAGCTAAAAAGTGTCTCTGGGGTGAACAGCTCAGCAATAGCAATAATTTTTTGCATAAAGGAAACTTTAGAGAGAACATTAAGAGAAGATCTAAAAAAACTACCAATAATAAACAACATAGAAAAGTTAATTGAATACCTTAAGCTAACAATAGGTCAGATAAGTAAAGAAAACTTTCGAGTGATTTATTTAAATAAAAGACATCGTTTAATTGATGAATATATCCAAGATACTGGAACAATAGATCAAACACCACTGTATACAAGAGAAGTTATAAAAAGGGCATTACTAGTAGGAGCGACTTCTATAATTATATCGCACAACCATCCAAGCGGCAGTGTTGAGCCCTCACAAAATGACATAGAGATGACAAAACAGATTTCTATAGCCTGCCATAGTATCGGCATAGAGGTTGTGGATCATATCATCATTACAGCAAAAAATCACTTTAGCTTCTATGAAAATGGCCTACTGTAG